From Capra hircus breed San Clemente chromosome 12, ASM170441v1, whole genome shotgun sequence, a single genomic window includes:
- the RNF6 gene encoding E3 ubiquitin-protein ligase RNF6 isoform X1 — MNRSRSQSDDGGEETSSQDQHHQENERRWQQERLHREEAYYQFINNLNDEDYRLMRDHNLLGTPGEITSEELQQRLDGVKEQIASQPDLRNGTNTRDSGIPEEGSNEDSLLEWLNTFLRTGNATRSGQNGNQTWRAVSRTNPHSGEFRFSLEIHINHENRGFEMDGEDSVGMPFSDVSQDQVADGPQRPSSPVARRTRSQAAGNLSRGARIPRTRLGSGGQSSVEGSLSPLGRLRNRIGGASGSPGPGAPLTHLSTPSGGSELRQREGQRFGAAHVWENGARTNVTVRNTNQRLEPIRLRSTFRSRSRSPIQRPNGTVYHNSQRESRPSQQSTRRSVRRRGVTRVFLEQDPEGRGAASSLFSNSRLVSRITVEEEEEEPSRLPAAVRRHPTITLDLQVRRIRPGESSDRDSIANRTRSRVGLAENRISLERNTGGFHRSISRQERSGMRTYVSTITVPLRRVSEHELAEPSSTALRSILRQIMTGFGELSSLMEAESESEAQSDGPHGPALRSDAGPPGGAAGPPAGGAPRGRLARVELTPLHTLASDPMVGRPARNSGNLVETGTLPILRLAHFFLLNEGDDDDPTRGLTKEQIDNLSTRNYEHSGVDGEPGKACSVCISDYVAGNKLRQLPCMHEFHIHCIDRWLSENCTCPVCRQPVLGSGLANSG, encoded by the exons ATGAATCGATCTAGATCTCAATCAGATGACGGTGGTGAAGAAACTTCATCCCAAGACCAGCATCaccaagaaaatgagagaaggtGGCAGCAAGAGCGTCTCCACAGAGAAGAAGCCTATTACCAGTTTATAAACAACCTCAATGATGAGGATTACCGGCTGATGAGAGACCATAATCTTTTAGGCACTCCTG gaGAAATAACATCAGAAGAATTACAACAGCGGTTAGATGGTGTCAAGGAACAAATAGCATCTCAGCCTGACTTGAGAAATGGGACAAACACCAGAG ACTCAGGAATCCCTGAAGAGGGTTCGAATGAAGATTCTCTGCTGGAATGGCTGAACACCTTTCTTCGCACAGGAAACGCAACTCGAAGTGGGCAGAATGGGAACCAGACCTGGAGAGCTGTGAGTCGAACCAACCCTCACAGTGGAGAGTTTCGGTTTAGTCTGGAAATCCACATCAACCACGAGAATAGAGGATTTGAAATGGATGGCGAAGACTCTGTGGGCATGCCCTTCTCAGATGTCAGTCAAGATCAGGTTGCAGATGGGCCCCAGAGACCAagcagtcctgtggccaggcGAACCAGGAGCCAGGCTGCAGGGAATCTCAGCCGCGGTGCCCGCATTCCCAGGACACGCCTTGGCTCTGGGGGGCAGAGCTCAGTTGAAGGCTCTCTGTCTCCATTGGGAAGACTAAGAAATAGAATTGGGGGTGCATCTGGCAGTCCTGGACCTGGTGCCCCCCTCACTCATCTCAGCACCCCATCAGGTGGGAGTGAActcaggcagagggaggggcagCGGTTTGGAGCAGCCCATGTCTGGGAAAATGGGGCCAGAACCAATGTCACAGTGAGGAATACAAACCAAAGACTAGAGCCCATAAGACTACGGTCTACTTTCAGGAGTCGGAGCCGGTCGCCAATTCAGCGACCGAATGGCACAGTTTACCATAATTCACAGAGAGAGAGCCGGCCTTCCCAGCAGAGCACCAGGCGGTCTGTCAGGAGGAGAGGGGTAACCCGGGTCTTCCTGGAGCAGGACCCAGAAGGCAGAGGGGCTGCGTCCTCACTCTTCTCCAACTCCAGGCTCGTGTCCAGAATCAcggtggaagaggaggaggaggagcccagcaggctgcccGCGGCCGTGCGGCGACACCCGACCATCACCCTGGACCTGCAGGTGAGGAGGATTCGTCCTGGAGAGAGCAGCGACCGCGACAGCATCGCCAACAGGACTCGGTCTCGGGTGGGGCTGGCGGAGAACCGGATCTCCTTGGAGAGAAACACTGGAGGCTTCCACCGCAGCATCTCACGCCAGGAGCGCTCGGGGATGCGCACCTATGTGAGCACCATCACCGTGCCGCTGCGCAGGGTGTCTGAGCATGAGCTCGCCGAGCCGTCCTCCACGGCGCTGCGATCAATTCTAAGGCAGATCATGACTGGCTTTGGTGAGCTGAGTTCTCTCATGGAGGCCGAGTCAGAGTCAGAGGCGCAGAGCGATGGCCCGCACGGGCCGGCGCTGCGCTCAGACGCGGGTCCCCCGGGTGGGGCCGCTGGCCCTCCCGCGGGAGGAGCACCCCGGGGCCGGCTGGCCCGCGTGGAGCTCACCCCACTTCATACCCTAGCCAGCGACCCCATGGTGGGCCGTCCTGCGCGCAATTCAGGTAACTTAGTGGAGACGGGAACACTACCCATTCTTCGCCTCGCTCACTTCTTCCTGCTTAACGAGGGGGACGATGACGACCCCACGCGTGGTTTAACCAAAGAGCAGATCGACAATCTCTCCACCCGGAACTACGAGCACAGCGGTGTGGATGGTGAGCCGGGCAAGGCCTGCAGTGTGTGCATCAGCGACTACGTGGCCGGAAACAAGCTCAGGCAGTTACCCTGCATGCACGAGTTCCATATCCACTGCATCGACCGGTGGCTCTCTGAGAACTGCACCTGCCCCGTCTGCCGGCAACCTGTCTTAGGGTCCGGCCTAGCCAACAGCGGGTGA
- the RNF6 gene encoding E3 ubiquitin-protein ligase RNF6 isoform X2 yields the protein MNRSRSQSDDGGEETSSQDQHHQENERRWQQERLHREEAYYQFINNLNDEDYRLMRDHNLLGTPGEITSEELQQRLDGVKEQIASQPDLRNGTNTRDSGIPEEGSNEDSLLEWLNTFLRTGNATRSGQNGNQTWRAARVQNHGGRGGGGAQQAARGRAATPDHHPGPAGEEDSSWREQRPRQHRQQDSVSGGAGGEPDLLGEKHWRLPPQHLTPGALGDAHLCEHHHRAAAQGV from the exons ATGAATCGATCTAGATCTCAATCAGATGACGGTGGTGAAGAAACTTCATCCCAAGACCAGCATCaccaagaaaatgagagaaggtGGCAGCAAGAGCGTCTCCACAGAGAAGAAGCCTATTACCAGTTTATAAACAACCTCAATGATGAGGATTACCGGCTGATGAGAGACCATAATCTTTTAGGCACTCCTG gaGAAATAACATCAGAAGAATTACAACAGCGGTTAGATGGTGTCAAGGAACAAATAGCATCTCAGCCTGACTTGAGAAATGGGACAAACACCAGAG ACTCAGGAATCCCTGAAGAGGGTTCGAATGAAGATTCTCTGCTGGAATGGCTGAACACCTTTCTTCGCACAGGAAACGCAACTCGAAGTGGGCAGAATGGGAACCAGACCTGGAGAGCT GCTCGTGTCCAGAATCAcggtggaagaggaggaggaggagcccagcaggctgcccGCGGCCGTGCGGCGACACCCGACCATCACCCTGGACCTGCAGGTGAGGAGGATTCGTCCTGGAGAGAGCAGCGACCGCGACAGCATCGCCAACAGGACTCGGTCTCGGGTGGGGCTGGCGGAGAACCGGATCTCCTTGGAGAGAAACACTGGAGGCTTCCACCGCAGCATCTCACGCCAGGAGCGCTCGGGGATGCGCACCTATGTGAGCACCATCACCGTGCCGCTGCGCAGGGTGTCTGA